Below is a window of Danio rerio strain Tuebingen ecotype United States chromosome 11, GRCz12tu, whole genome shotgun sequence DNA.
AAGGAAATGTATCTATTTTAGGTGTTAAAGAAGAAGCGAATTCATATGAAATTGATCAATGTTATTCATAtggaaatgtatgattttaaaaaagaggcaaaCTTTAAACTCTACTTCTAATTGGGGTATGAGCAAATCTTGCTAAAATGTAAGAATACGATTGTACAGATTTAAATCAGCcactatattaaaacattacaccATGACATTTCATTTGCTAATTGTTGGGATTCATTGCACTTTGATGTCACCGTACAGTGTGTTATCAGCTTCATTGTATTAAAGGTTTTTacgtttattatataatatatatatatattttttttaattaaggtgCTTCAGATGACAGCTCCTTGTCAGACTCAGCTGTGCTTGAAGAGGGTAAGGGAATTTTTTTTCCTGAGTATACATTTgtagttatttaatatttgtttgtattatttaacatgatttaatatttttttcataattatacatatttttaatgtgGTATacaatactttatttaaatatataaaaataatgtacatttgtaaatattaaaagtgaatgtaaataaaattaattatataatatatacttcatatatattacatatattacatatGCTTTTACACTCTacacaaataatataaatcattataCTTACTAGGGCTGCAAAATACATGGTTTTAGCATTGGTATCGTAATGTCTGTATCCACAATAGTCGCAtcgcaagatctgcaatgttgatttgagattatagttgaccaggagccacagtcATTGAAGATTTTTGACATAATGGAACAAAAGTTAATTATTTAGatgttttgaggcctgtgactgtatgagcATATCAAATTAGATTAAAGCATACTGGcacaagaaattgtaccatttttaattgtaataaaatgtattttattgaattatttttacaataacagCTATGctgtaaggctgcacaatatcctcctgagacccaaagaatttgttctttttttcttatttctgtgatttcctgcattctttgggttaaaaaaaatctacaatttagagtttttacattttgtttttatttttaattttacagcatgttcaCGGTAATGGACCACAGGACAagcaacaaaactgtacaggaaatggctgtaaagggatattaatccaacGTTATTGTAACAAAGCcgttttttccttttgtattgaaattcctgaaacagatTAGTTTGAAAGAACTCAAGAAAAAGTCTGAAGCTGAAATCAAAAAAAGAAGTggtgttaatccaaaacaaatttaacataaaagcgatttaaaactaattgtcattctctaattgtctttaattgtctgattgtcagactctatcagagtctccctcaactattttataaagaatcctctctgcttcagttctgccccctACATCATGCAGTCATCagttacattaagatggtcctggtgtccactatagtggacatttaaaataatgatattttgaaacacatgTTAATAGCTTTAAAAGCttaatgtattgttcctgacactttaataaacaaatatatgtaataataatagtaaaaaacatttaaaaagctaaactTTACAAACCTCTCTCCTTCCcattaaatgtgcttttttgtatgtcggccatttcGGATGCAGTGTAGGAAGTGGTACCTAGCATGCCaaccaatcaaatgacatatgaCTAGAAAGCCCatgatgtcctctgaacagtacaacaggacttgacagaataggtcaaaaaattcaaagaaaattcatgaaaatgCAATGttcactacagaggacacaagttaATGGGCAGGGTCTCAGGAAGATATATCATTTCAGCaccgatatcgcaatgtgtgcacctgcaatagtcacatcgaatagatatgcaatgttgatttGGGACTGGGTTGATGCAGAGTTTATTCACAATGGAGTGAaattttatcatttgcatgtttttaatgcCTGAGAGAGATTAAAGTATTCCTGGAcacaaaaatgttattaaaattagaAGTTGAATACAGAATAGTTTTATTGAATTAGATATACAGTAAAGACTCTGCAGTGTAATTTCTACATTTACAAAACCATAAAGCATCGACTGTTTATTAAactttccttttattttattgtatttatcatatgcttgtaatttgtttattacattttatgcatgttCACTCTCTTACAGAATCATCTTAATCAatcaaaatgaatacatttggtaacactttagggaccaattctcactattaactatttgcttattagcatgcatgTTATTGAGATGCTGGTTAGTGCTTATTAGTACTTCTGAACTACAtgttctgcatgatcttattagATATCCCTGATCCTACTCAATACCTAAATACTGTAATTACTATTAATAAGGAgctaattaggagtttattgaagcaaaagtcatagttaCTTACTGTCATAgttatcttaaaataaaatgtgacaatAAATTCTGTCAAAATAGTGCTATTTAATCATTTAGtgaaattattatatatacagtatgtcgcATAAACTACAtcgtaatgtcagatttttcccaTATCGTGCAGCCCTCCTATGCAGTgctattttacattaatttacattattaaacTTCTGTACCAGAAATCTTACAAAATAGTTGTATAAGTCATCTGGTGCAATTCTATTCATGTCACAAAATAtatttcagaaaaacaaaacattgaaatGTCAGACttttccagtatcatgcagtCCTAATACTTACTATTATATTCATGAAATagaatttattaacatttaaaaatgaatcattGCACTTTACTCAATGCATTCTTTATTTTATAGAAATAATCATATTCAGGGAAAAAAATTGTGTAATTTACACAACTATCATGAATTGAAATCATCTTTCTCGTGTTTCAGATGAACTGTCCTCCCAGCTCTCCTCAGAGCCTCCCTCAGCTCCTGCTGTCGACTTTTACCCTCCGCCTATAGTCATCTCTCATGTTGCTCCTCATGCACCTGTGGGCCCCTCATATCGGCCCCTTCAGCCCCTTTCCTATCAAACCCCTCCCCAATCCCTGGAGAGCCTGCACACCTGCCAGAGTCCAGAGAACGACCCTGCACCCATCCAAAACTCACCCTGGACAGAGAGCAGTTTAGACCAGCCCTATCAGAAAATGAAAAGATCTCCCTCTGTCAAATCCAGGTATATCTATCTGCAATCGGGAAGATGTCTTTTAAAAGAAGTCTGTtctgctgcatttatttgattaaaaagatAGTTGAatctgtaaaattgtgaaatattattacagtttaatataactgttttgttattaattgtagtttccatttttatttattcctgtgttgaattttcaacattatcaCTCCAATATTCAATGTATCATAATGCTGATTATCAGTTACATTCATTCTTATTATTATCACTCTTGAAATCTATTCAGCTGCATTATATTATTGAGGAAGTGTTAACACAGTAATATTCAAAAGTAccattacaaatgtattttattttattcatcagGACATGTTCAGCTGTTcaagtgaaattaaataaatgacattttaaataaaaaaaaactataaaactatGATTTCAACATTAGAAATTATAAGAATTGTTATTAATGATTGAGTAGCAATAATAATTGATCATATTAGAGAAAATCAGCATATAATactaatttctgaaggatcatcatccaatgcaaaaaaaaatgctgggttccacacaattcttttatattgtcccaacacaaatcaattaagttaacttgagttaatttaagtttattgaacataaaacaatgaagctgtcacaaaaaaaaattcaagaattgtgttgatttagctcattaAACAAGTTGTGTGGCACTAAAGATGCTTAGTAATCACAAGAgtaaatgacattaaaaaaacaaatgtaaaaataaaaaatgtaatgtctGAGCTGAAAATGTCTGAGAATGTCCTGATTAAATCATTCCATTCTATCCTATACATCAATTtctcaatgtatgtgtttttatatagTTGTTTTATATTGCTGAAAGACTAAactgtattattatgtttttttttatattatttatttatttgatttgtttttcataAATTTTCCCCCCTATTTTCCacggttaaataaagaaacatatgtaaaataaatgacaagaaaatgcaaaaaaatgcaatGTCTTGTATCTCAAACTTGCATCTCCTTTACTTCTTTTTCATggattatttattgtaaaaacccCAAATGATTTATGACCTCTACAAAGCAGCTTTGACTCACCTGGTCATTAAGACGTCACATAGTCATTTTGGGGTGGGTTTGACCACACCCCTGTTCTATAATGgcttttaaggctgatttatggAGCACGTGTTGTTACCAGTAGAGTATGTCATCAGGAAACTGCAGCTCTACTGTGTCAGTTTTGTCTTTGTAATTGTaaatgattgtttttgtttttttccacacATCTGCAGTCCTTCTACCCCCACGTTGCCTTCTATAGAGGTCTGTCTTGCGGATGCTGGAATCCCATTGCAGATACCTACACATGCtgccctgaaacacacacagtcctgcaGCGCACCTTCCACTCCAGAGATGCATCTGCGCAGAAGACAATCCCTCAGGTCTGCctcaaaatacttttaataaagaGTGACTTTTAAAAGTTTGTCAGGAAGATGTTTTACAAAGAAATCTGTTGTCTCTCACCAAAGCTGCATCTATTTGATTAGTAAAAAGTGTAATATGTTGTTATaattatgcaaatgtttatacagtgaaatgtttttattataacattcattatattaaattaaatgttattatattttaattaagtaactatttaaaatatgttgaagTGTAATACATTCATGTAACGCAAAGCTAAATTGTCGCTGTACTGTTTTTAGTGTTACATGGTTCCTCAGAAAAAATTCGGATGTTGATTTATTTGAGGATTCGAGACATCAGTTTTTATTTGAAAGGCAATTCTTTAATAACactacaacaaaaaaaatgttttaaaatctgattcatttacattttcaacCGAACATTTAAACACACTTTGTTAATGTTCCGAATTTATTAGAATCGAGGTCGAACAGGCAAGGGTCATAAACAGGAGCAAAACAATATCACAAGGATAATCCAATAATCGTGGTCAAAATACAGGCGAAAGGTCAGACTAGGCGGCAATGAATCAGAACGAGGAATAAGGCTAggatcaaaaacaaaacacaagacgCAAGTATTGAAACAAGACGCATTGTGTGAATGTAGGGgaggtgtatttatagtccttgtaatcagtgtagatgagcagcaactgtgtctgtgtgtaaaggtccagattattgtcagctgttgcAAGAGTTGATGTGAGGCAGagagttctgggagttgtagttcattagGAAGTAATCTCCGACAGAGAACACACCGCTGGCGATTGCAATGGACTACAGgaaattaaacttaattttagaAAAATTTTCTCAGTTGTAGCATTAGTATTACTTTTACTTACCataattataaatagttttttaaagatTCAGTTTTGTGAATGTAAACAAATCATTGAATActaaattttttttctgtgttatataataaataaaacatttttaaataatggaaagaatatttaatttgtttgatttttttatgatttctTTGATGATTAGTtcaaagtacacatgaaatcaaaactaaccgttttgattttgctagtgcacaatgctatttttgtgttattatatggtaagaaaaaaaaagtttggtcttGTAAcctaaaattgaaatctgaaaatgcacttcctgtttgttttcagttaaattctcagattacaaTTGTTTATAAGTATTTTGGGTGtggttaacatacttaaccacgcccctccatcTGTCAGTTTGACAGCGCTATGatagaaatggtgaggaggaggtgtctgttaggttgttaTAACTCTCCCGAAACCTTTTCCCATTTTttatgaatgaaatgcctactttactacatccaatcaccAATACACCCACTGCTTTCTCCTTTAATACTCCATTTCTCTATTTACTGTGtcacaatacagaaaaaaaacggttgcagcttccggttcatgcaggctttaaaagaacagcatttatttgaaataaaaatgctCAAAACATTAATTTGTTACCTTTAAATTGCAGCGTACGCCTCAGATCACATGTGTTTCATGAACATTATTGCCACCTCAGATAAACAGAAACATATTTCTTCTCACTTTGACAGACTTCCTATCACCGAACCCAACCATTATCAGCCCGAGCCGGTTCGTGGGCGCTTGAAGGGCCCCAGAAGACGCTTGACGGAATTCGCAGTGTCATCATCCGATTATTCCCAGATGCGACTGAATGTAGGAAACCCTGTATACTACTCCAGCTCAGAAGACAGCAACTCTGAGCACTCTTTCCAGTCATACGCCAGCTCGCCCTGCCAGGAGCACCCAGGAGAACTTCCATGGACTCACCAATCCCAATACGGCTACCAATACGCCAGCCTCGCCGACAACCAAGTGCCACAAAGATGCTCACCTACGCACTTCTACAAGAACACTCAATACCAATCCTCACCTAGTTTCACAAGGGGCTACATAGAGGACGGATGGGGTCATGCTTTAGAAATGGACAGCGGGAGGTCGTATGTTAACCACCAGGCTCCTGTTTATTCTTCCAATGGTCACTATGAGTATTACTGTGAGGCTCTGCCATCGCAGCAACGGAGTTGTAGGTTGTTACCCGCCCATGTGAAACTGTCTCGGGCCCCTTCACTCAGAGAGTATCCTCATCACCCCAGCCGAGGCCTGCCCAGGCAGGTTGTGTCAGAGGAACTCAAATCATGGCATCAACGCAGCCAATTTCGACCGCCTCGACCACAATCGCTGGATCGGAACAGACAAGGAGCGCTCCGTATCCGAAATGTGCCTGGGCAAGAGTCCCCACTTTCACTTTCCCAACACCACAGGTACCAGGAACAACAGGTAAATATACGTTCTTCACAGTCACTACGAATAAATGGGTGGAAAAGGTATTGagaatgttttaaaaagtctaaatatGTTACAGTCTTGGTTCTTGACTAAGTTGAACACAAGGGGCATAGCAACCCAggatcacaaaaccagtcttaagtGTCAattttttggaaattgagatttatattcCTCCTgaaaggtgacgcagtggcgcagtaggtagtgctgtcgcctcacagcaagaaggttggtggctcgagcctcggctaggtcagttggcgtttctgtgtggagtttgcatgttctccctgcgtttgcgtgggtttcctccctgtgctccggttttccccacagtccaaagacattcggtacaggtgaattgggaaggctaaattgtccgtagtgtatgagtgtgtgtgtggatgtttcccagagatgggttgcagctggaagggcatccgctgcgtaaaacaagtgctggataagtaggtggtttattccgctttggtgaccccagattaataaaggaactaagccgaaaagaaaataattgaatgaatgtctCCTGAAAATTGAATAAAGAGCGTTCTCCTGATGTCTGGTCTGTAGGATAGGACAATTTTTGGCCAAgataaaactatttgaaaatctggactCTGAGGGTTCAAATAAATCTAAACATTGAGTCGATTACCTTTAAAGGTGTCCAGATTTTTTTCCCAGAGTTCTAAGCAATGCATATTCCTAACCAAAACCTTTTGAAAATTACTAAGCAAAGTTTTGATTTACAGCATTTACAGTAGGACATTTACAAAGGTTTTTTATGGAAGATGATCTTTACTTGACATTTggcatacatgtatttaaaatacagtgcATTTTTGGCTATTCTCACAAATATATCGGTGCAACAAAagaggttttgtggtccaggttcACAAATATGTAACTGTCTTGGCTCTTTAAATGCCATCTAGCTGTGTATCAATCTGTTGGGAGAGGAATTTCCAGAAAATGTAGATCAGTTGGGCACTGCCCGGGCCTGTCTGAGGGATGGGGAAAAGTTCATTGCGTCAAAGTGAGATCACTGCATGATTTAGGTGTGGTGTTCAGCTATGAAAGAGCTTTTGATTCTAATTAATTTTGGGAATGGCACACAAACAGAACACACAAATCATAATTGTCGTTTTCTTGCTTACGGTTGCCGAGAAATCTGTTCAGAAGTTTGAGcttggtttttaaatgtttttaactgAAGTATCTTATGTCCACCAAGTCTGCATTTGTTTGATCAACAATATTGTGAATTTTACTATGCGTCTGATTTTGATTGCTTTATTCTAATTGGTTGATGAATATTAAAGGTGTTCATTTTTGTAAACTGCACAGTTAAAGTGGTTCCAGACAGGATGTGATATTTCTGTATCACCTCACCAAATGTTTGAGTTGTTTTAAATAGTCAGCAATAGGAAAATAActccaaacaaacaaattatgttaTTTCTTCCCCAAATATTTAGATTTTGGTCAGATTTTTGATTATCTATTTTCAGAGAttcataaaattgtatttaaaaaaagtttgtccTTTACTTTTCCTTGAAAAATCATGACTCTAATTTAAGGATGATATAGAGCTTTAGAAATGTCTTAACTGTGACTTCTGATCAATTTGATGCATCCTTGCAGAGTGTATGCAAGTGTCAACTAAATCCCCTAATGTTTCACAGTTTTGATTGAGTTTTAGCACATCAATGAGGAGATGAAATTTGTGAAATGTGGAAACCATCAAAAATGtttcataataataaaacaaatgagaattTACATTACTAATGACTTCTTTTGTAATAAAAAACACGTTTAGACAACAACGAGATGCTACTGTCACACAAGGAAATAAAATCTAATGATGCAACCAGTTGCTTTTTCCTCCCAGCTTTCCCACAATTATGGATAAACTGGAAATATCAGGGTATTTTTAAACTGTGATTTCCTGGATAATCTGTTTAAGGGAGTCAAAAGAACATTTCTGTGTACTTCTCAAATATGAATTTAGTCAGAATATGTTaacaaaatgtatgtaaaatCTTAAAAAACTCATGAAATAATAAGAAGCGACTCCAAAAGTCATGGAAGTTGCAACATGGAATTCTTGGGCCTGTTTAAAATGGATAACAACTGTTTCATTGTAAGTCATAACCCTCACACCctcacaaaaactgcacaaacatGATTTCACTTACACACACCGCTGAAGAAACTTCACCTCAGAAAGATAACAGTGAAAGCCCTCTCATTCTCCCTCAATACTTCATCAGATGGATCACTTGCtcactttgattttatttgtattgacATACAGACAGCTATGCATTCCTCTCAGAGTTTTCCACACGGTCATGAACTTCCCAAATAATACAACAGTGGAGTGGGAAAACATGCAGTCAAGGTTACTCTGCTGTTTAGATCCATTCAAGTTCACCATGGCGAAAGTGTGTGAACCTGATATGTAGGTGAACATTTCATTCCTCAGGGACAAAAGCTTGATTATTGAAGGGAAGGAAATGGTGATAGCGGCCCGGCCCATTACCTCCTTTATTTCTCTATAGAGAGCCAGAGAAGTTGTTTGGCCAATGCACTTCTGTGCTAGATTTAGTATCTCCTCAAGCGACATTTTAATAGTTGGCGTGTTCCCAATTGAAATCAATAGTTCCCTTTGTTAGCTTCTCTTCTCATCCCAAtcacccccccctccccccacaaAATTGCAAGGTATTAAGGGGCAATAATACACTGGTATTGTTGTATGTAGAATTGCATACGCTGCGGTGTCAGTCAGCAAACCACAGTCATTTGTTGAGATGCCGGAAGGATGATTGTTAATAACACTTTTTTGATCCATTACTAATTGCAATACTGGTAAATTGAAGGTCTGCATTACCATCAAAAGTCACAAAGAGACTTGCTGGTGTCATGTTGCTCATTTAAAGCAGTAGTTTTGCTTAACGATAAGGAGTATTATTAGTATagttaaataaaaccaaaacttTTATTAAATGGAAGTTATCTGCTTAGGCTCGTTTTGGTGTATAAATCtgttttgattcatttattcattcattttccttcgccttagtccattattaataaggggtcgccatagtggactgaactgccaactattccagcatatgttttacgcaccggatgcccttccagccgcaacccagtactgagaaaccaTTTTCTTGGGTACTCATActtacacactacggccaatttagtttattcaattcacctaaagcgcatgtgtttggactgtgggggaaattagagcacccggatgaaactcacgccaacacgaggagaacatctaaactccacacagaaatgccaactggtccatccagggaacttcttgctgtgaggtgacagtgctaaccactgagtcaccatgctgCCTGTTTTGATTTacacataaattatttttttttatcattttactaTCATTTTACTATCAATCAACTATTAATATGTAAATTTGAGTATGAATCATTATTTTTACTTAGAATTTTacctgaactgaaataaaatgaaatacgtTAAAATATCTAATAAACTTATCTCTCATTTATATTTTCATCTTCCTGAcctaaaataacttaaataaaaaaatcaccatGATCTATAAAGTCTAttttaacaaaaactaaataaattacaaataacacaACTATTTAAAGCCATTAAAGTGAtaaatttattgcaaaaaaatgtttttatttttttaaatctagatgTTCCTCAAGGACACTAAAATAACACCAGCTTTGATGCTTCAAAAAGAgctgtgttcattcatttattcaatttcttttcggcttagtcccgttattaatccggggtcaccagagtggaatgaaccgccaaattatccagcacatgtttttatgcagctgatacccttccagctgcaacccatctccgggaaacatccatacacactcactctcatacactacggacaatttagcttacccaattcacctgttccgcatgtttttggactgtgggggaaaccggaacacccgaaggaaacccacgcgaatgcagggagaacatgcaaactccacacagaaatgccaactgacccagccaaagcttgaaccagcgaccttcttgctgtgaggcgacagcactacctactgcgctacagTGTCGCCCAAAAGAGCTgtgtattaaacataatttgaaaaggAAATAAAAAGTACTTGACGAAATGTTGAAAAATCTCAATCATTCATAGGTATATAAGAAAATGAACAGCACTAGATATGTAACTTTTAATCAAAAGTTTGCAGGTTCAAGTCCCAGTACCAGTACCAACATGAATTGAAGTTGTGGGACTTGTGGGACATgaattgaagtgtgtgtgtgtgtgtaatgtatgtatgctaaccgggcactttattaggtacac
It encodes the following:
- the inavab gene encoding innate immunity activator b isoform X1, which encodes MEGKEEISDTDSGVILHSGPDSHTTMMKDVKTHTRVMKLKQQSLEDRLKMCLVELKKLCIREAELTGHLSSVYPLLPGEKPPQIRRRIGAAFKLDEPSILHRTENSALSSVEADLALQQQIYVAAQRLCQEEHLSKGVKRSRLQQYQREERKLKDLQEAVFRLRLEHGRSSPRPGIITQRGASDDSSLSDSAVLEEDELSSQLSSEPPSAPAVDFYPPPIVISHVAPHAPVGPSYRPLQPLSYQTPPQSLESLHTCQSPENDPAPIQNSPWTESSLDQPYQKMKRSPSVKSSPSTPTLPSIEVCLADAGIPLQIPTHAALKHTQSCSAPSTPEMHLRRRQSLRLPITEPNHYQPEPVRGRLKGPRRRLTEFAVSSSDYSQMRLNVGNPVYYSSSEDSNSEHSFQSYASSPCQEHPGELPWTHQSQYGYQYASLADNQVPQRCSPTHFYKNTQYQSSPSFTRGYIEDGWGHALEMDSGRSYVNHQAPVYSSNGHYEYYCEALPSQQRSCRLLPAHVKLSRAPSLREYPHHPSRGLPRQVVSEELKSWHQRSQFRPPRPQSLDRNRQGALRIRNVPGQESPLSLSQHHRYQEQQVVLRTPDRLYEDESEVASQV
- the inavab gene encoding innate immunity activator b (The RefSeq protein has 7 substitutions compared to this genomic sequence), whose product is MEGKEEISDTDSGVILHSGPDSPTTMMKDVKTHTRVMKLKQQSLEDRLKMCLVELKKLCIREAELTGHLSSVYPLLPGEKPPQIRRRIGAAFKLDEPSILHRTENSALSSVEADLALQQQIYVAAQRLCQEEHLSKGVKRSRLQQYQREERKLKDLQEAVFRLRLEHGRSSPRPGIITQRGASDDSSLSDSAVLEEDELSSQLSSEPPSAPAVDFYPPPIVISHVAPHAPVGPSYRPLQPLSYQTPPQSLESLHTCQSPENDPAPIQNSPWTESSLDQPYQKMKRSPSVKSSPSTPTLPSIEVCLADAGIPLQIPTHAALKHTQSCSAPSTPEMHLRRRQSLRLPITEPNHYEPERDRGHLKGPRRRLTEFAVSSSEYSSMRLNVGNPVYYSSSEDSNSEHSFQSYASSPCQEHPGELPWTHQSQYGYQYASLADNQVPQRCSPTHFYKNTQYQSSPSFTRGYIEDGWGHALEMDSGRSYVNHQAPVYSSNGHYEYYCEALPSQQRSCRLLPAHVKLSRAPSLREYPHHPSRGLPRQVVSEELKSWHQRSQFRPPRPQSLDRNRQGALRIRNVPGQESPLSLSQHHRYQEQQVVLRTPDRLYEDESEVASQV